One region of Pristis pectinata isolate sPriPec2 chromosome 30, sPriPec2.1.pri, whole genome shotgun sequence genomic DNA includes:
- the LOC127584720 gene encoding solute carrier family 35 member D3-like isoform X2: MAIPGPERLRRWLLCGCWLSAWALYTVCAAFSEFFGRVFISQYRFTFPAFIALCQALLTMVTLQLLKRAGLLKIKPYLLESGEIFLLPSICFSFHSILILWAVTSSNCTVFTFIRRFTPLASLALVQTFNLKKRASSSRALLVLLVTLCSVLAGIPSFNDETIVYVYGLLNLVLESTYLTLLQKICEDQNISVMDVYYTCTINSCPLLFVYCLLHPDTHQIYPSGSWTSLIFLGFFSLVLLLGCLLKFLICMCTLLSSALMTSMMELAKTDVLTLRSIIACEWIFSSHLTSLLISASGVGIFIYKDCRETNISTRKEAMGIQI; the protein is encoded by the exons ATGGCGATCCCGGGACCAGAGCGCCTCCGCCGGTGGCTCCTGTGCGGCTGCTGGCTGTCAGCCTGGGCTCTCTACACGGTCTGCGCCGCCTTCTCCGAGTTCTTCGGCAGGGTCTTCATCAGCCAGTACCGCTTCACCTTCCCCGCCTTCATCGCCCTCTGTCAG GCACTACTGACCATGGTTACGCTGCAGTTATTAAAACGAGCCGGGCTGTTGAAGATTAAACCCTATTTACTGGAGAGTGGTGAGATTTTCTTGCTCCCTTCcatttgtttcagttttcacTCCATCCTAATCCTGTGGGCTGTGACCAGCTCCAACTGTACCGTCTTCACATTCATCAGGCGGTTCACTCCACTGGCCAGCTTAGCCCTGGTGCAAACATTCAACTTGAAAAAGAGAGCCTCTTCCAGCAGAGCTCTCCTGGTGCTGCTGGTCACTTTGTGCTCAGTTCTTGCAG GCATTCCCAGCTTCAACGATGAAACCATTGTCTACGTCTATGGGTTGTTGAACCTTGTGCTCGAGAGCACTTATCTCACTTTGCTTCAAAAGATATGTGAAGACCAAAACATTTCAGTGATGGATGTCTACTACACCTGTACGATTAACAGCTGCCCACTGCTGTTTGTGTACTGCCTTCTCCATCCTGATACTCATCAGATCTACCCTTCAGGAAGCTGGACCAGTCTGATCTTCTTGGGCTTCTTTTCCTTAGTGCTGCTCCTGGGATGTTTGCTGAAGTTTCTCATTTGCATGTGTACCTTGCTGAGCTCAGCTCTGATGACGAGCATGATGGAGCTTGCAAAGACAGATGTACTGACTCTAAGGAGCATCATTGCTTGTGAATGGATATTCTCATCACATCTCACTAGTCTTCTCATCAGTGCCAGTGGAGTAGGCATCTTTATATATAAAGATTGCAGAGAAACAAATATATCAACAAGGAAAGAGGCAATGGGAATCCAAATCTGA
- the ecd gene encoding protein ecdysoneless homolog isoform X1, with protein MEGLIEGERLPQDTVRYRLYLSGEALPSDPQACRDVLERQLERMMGRLALLSAGYIWHNEAFSLRYTAARGDIPAHIGGMTNFGDNVDDEWLIVYLIQQVTKEFPDFVASIEDDDGDFLLIEAAKYLPKWLNPDTSVNRVYFYHGELHIIPLPQNPGELSWLPASNPTIPQVLSLLPTHSEKCLAAEPIRKAINRRIQSYPEKIHNDQHRAYCYVPAGIAAVLKRRPDLLAPAIQAFYLRDPIDLRACRSFKLFRPETCVMTLVTFTKCLYAQLQQQQFMPDRRSGYVLPARSDQNFKAHALGMKLAHGFEILCSKCSQPLTSVKAGNAVSCDPLWEGFLNSLKKNAYFKGELEGSVRYRELLQMAEIYFQQSVARPKSSSTLSPGEQTLQLLQTLSYSVEELQKEGESLPPEDDDSWLNISLEELDQMLEEASGTKLLNSSRQEEEEQEDYDLDDITKCMKAFVSKVSSHEGAEVPRSSANSQVQFDVNSFTNALEKILGVESEQLDSDDLEEEEEDIDLLDSDEEFDRKDENPEECVSANKTLENIRDYMEQMDRELAGTHIGKSFTKVTSEVDMDNPDLAKTAQGEPGTESEEDLNMLPVDVDLNLVENLLESYSSQAGLPGPASNILQSMGLRLPDNKDNAM; from the exons ATGGAAGGGTTGATAGAGGGGGAGCGGTTGCCGCAGGACACGGTTCGTTATAGGCTTTACCTCAGCGGCGAGGCTTTACCCTCGGATCCCCAGGCTTGTAGGGATGTGTTGGAGCGACAGCTGGAGAGAATGATGGGCCGTTTGGCCCTGCTCTCCGCAGGGTACATCTGGCACAATGAGGCCTTCAGCCTGCGGTACACGGCGGCCCGGG GAGACATTCCTGCCCATATTGGTGGTATGACGAACTTTGGTGATAATGTGGATGACGAATGGTTGATTGTATACCTTATTCAACAGGTCACCAAAGAGTTCCCAGACTTTGTGGCAAG CATAGAGGATGATGATGGAGACTTCTTGTTGATAGAggctgccaagtatctgcccaaatGGTTGAACCCTGACACCAGTGTAAACCGG GTATATTTCTATCATGGAGAGTTGCACATCATCCCACTCCCTCAGAACCCAGGGGAACTGTCTTGGTTACCAGCTAGCAATCCCACCATCCCTCAGGTCCTCAGCCTGCTCCCAACTCATTCTGAAAAGTGCCTGGCAGCAGAGCCTATTCGCAAAGCTATAAACAGACGTATTCAAAG TtatccagaaaagattcacaatgatcaACACCGAGCTTACTGCTATGTTCCAGCAGGTATAGCTGCAGTGCTAAAGCGTCGTCCAGACCTATTGGCACCTGCTATCCAGGCCTTCTATCTACGCGATCCAATTGACCTACGTGCTTGCCGTTCCTTTAAGTTATTTCGTCCTGAGACATGTGTAATGACTCTG GTGACATTTACAAAATGTCTGTATGCCCAACTACAGCAGCAGCAGTTCATGCCAGATAGACGGAGTGGTTATGTGCTGCCAGCACGATCTGACCAGAACTTCAAAGCACATGCACTGGGCATGAAACTg GCCCACGGTTTTGAGATCCTGTGTTCCAAATGTTCCCAGCCTTTGACTAGTGTTAAAGCTGGAAATGCTGTCTCCTGTGACCCCCTCTGGGAAGGATTTCTAAACAGCCTAAAGAAAAATGCCTATTTCAAA GGAGAGCTGGAAGGTTCTGTACGATACAGAGAACTGCTCCAAATGGCAGAGATTTACTTCCAACAGTCTGTCGCCAGACCTAAAAG tTCATCTACTTTAAGCCCAGGGGAACAGACTTTGCAGCTTTTGCAAACTCTGTCGTACAGTGTGGAAGAACTACAGAAAGAAGGGGAGAGCCTTCctccagaggatg ATGACAGTTGGTTGAATATTTCACTGGAGGAGCTGGatcagatgctggaggaagccTCTGGAACAAAACTGCTAAATTCTTCcagacaggaggaggaggagcaggaggattATGATCTGGATGACATCACCAAGTGTATGAAGGCATTTGTGTCAAAGGTTTCCTCTCACGAAGGAGCAGAGGTGCCACG ATCTTCAGCTAACAGTCAAGTTCAATTTGACGTCAACTCCTTCACCAATGCTTTGGAAAAGATTCTAG GGGTAGAATCAGAACAGCTGGATTCTGATGAtcttgaagaggaggaggaggatattGATTTATTGGACAGTGACGAAGAATTTGACAGAAAAGACGAAAACCCAGAGGAATGTGTTTCAGCAAATAAAACATTAGAGAATATCCGAGACTACATGGAGCAGATGGATCGGGAGTTAGCTGGCACCCACATTGGCAAAAGTTTTACCAAAGTCACCAGTGAG GTTGACATGGACAACCCTGATCTAGCCAAAACAGCACAGGGTGAGCCAGGGACAGAGTcagaagaggatttgaatatGTTGCCTGTGGATGTGGATTTGAATCTAGTAGAGAACTTATTGGAGTCTTACAGCTCACAAGCTGGCCTACCCGGACCTGCATCTAATATCTTGCAGAGCATGGGGCTACGGCTACCAGATAACAAAGACAATGCCATGTAA
- the ecd gene encoding protein ecdysoneless homolog isoform X2, with protein sequence MTNFGDNVDDEWLIVYLIQQVTKEFPDFVASIEDDDGDFLLIEAAKYLPKWLNPDTSVNRVYFYHGELHIIPLPQNPGELSWLPASNPTIPQVLSLLPTHSEKCLAAEPIRKAINRRIQSYPEKIHNDQHRAYCYVPAGIAAVLKRRPDLLAPAIQAFYLRDPIDLRACRSFKLFRPETCVMTLVTFTKCLYAQLQQQQFMPDRRSGYVLPARSDQNFKAHALGMKLAHGFEILCSKCSQPLTSVKAGNAVSCDPLWEGFLNSLKKNAYFKGELEGSVRYRELLQMAEIYFQQSVARPKSSSTLSPGEQTLQLLQTLSYSVEELQKEGESLPPEDDDSWLNISLEELDQMLEEASGTKLLNSSRQEEEEQEDYDLDDITKCMKAFVSKVSSHEGAEVPRSSANSQVQFDVNSFTNALEKILGVESEQLDSDDLEEEEEDIDLLDSDEEFDRKDENPEECVSANKTLENIRDYMEQMDRELAGTHIGKSFTKVTSEVDMDNPDLAKTAQGEPGTESEEDLNMLPVDVDLNLVENLLESYSSQAGLPGPASNILQSMGLRLPDNKDNAM encoded by the exons ATGACGAACTTTGGTGATAATGTGGATGACGAATGGTTGATTGTATACCTTATTCAACAGGTCACCAAAGAGTTCCCAGACTTTGTGGCAAG CATAGAGGATGATGATGGAGACTTCTTGTTGATAGAggctgccaagtatctgcccaaatGGTTGAACCCTGACACCAGTGTAAACCGG GTATATTTCTATCATGGAGAGTTGCACATCATCCCACTCCCTCAGAACCCAGGGGAACTGTCTTGGTTACCAGCTAGCAATCCCACCATCCCTCAGGTCCTCAGCCTGCTCCCAACTCATTCTGAAAAGTGCCTGGCAGCAGAGCCTATTCGCAAAGCTATAAACAGACGTATTCAAAG TtatccagaaaagattcacaatgatcaACACCGAGCTTACTGCTATGTTCCAGCAGGTATAGCTGCAGTGCTAAAGCGTCGTCCAGACCTATTGGCACCTGCTATCCAGGCCTTCTATCTACGCGATCCAATTGACCTACGTGCTTGCCGTTCCTTTAAGTTATTTCGTCCTGAGACATGTGTAATGACTCTG GTGACATTTACAAAATGTCTGTATGCCCAACTACAGCAGCAGCAGTTCATGCCAGATAGACGGAGTGGTTATGTGCTGCCAGCACGATCTGACCAGAACTTCAAAGCACATGCACTGGGCATGAAACTg GCCCACGGTTTTGAGATCCTGTGTTCCAAATGTTCCCAGCCTTTGACTAGTGTTAAAGCTGGAAATGCTGTCTCCTGTGACCCCCTCTGGGAAGGATTTCTAAACAGCCTAAAGAAAAATGCCTATTTCAAA GGAGAGCTGGAAGGTTCTGTACGATACAGAGAACTGCTCCAAATGGCAGAGATTTACTTCCAACAGTCTGTCGCCAGACCTAAAAG tTCATCTACTTTAAGCCCAGGGGAACAGACTTTGCAGCTTTTGCAAACTCTGTCGTACAGTGTGGAAGAACTACAGAAAGAAGGGGAGAGCCTTCctccagaggatg ATGACAGTTGGTTGAATATTTCACTGGAGGAGCTGGatcagatgctggaggaagccTCTGGAACAAAACTGCTAAATTCTTCcagacaggaggaggaggagcaggaggattATGATCTGGATGACATCACCAAGTGTATGAAGGCATTTGTGTCAAAGGTTTCCTCTCACGAAGGAGCAGAGGTGCCACG ATCTTCAGCTAACAGTCAAGTTCAATTTGACGTCAACTCCTTCACCAATGCTTTGGAAAAGATTCTAG GGGTAGAATCAGAACAGCTGGATTCTGATGAtcttgaagaggaggaggaggatattGATTTATTGGACAGTGACGAAGAATTTGACAGAAAAGACGAAAACCCAGAGGAATGTGTTTCAGCAAATAAAACATTAGAGAATATCCGAGACTACATGGAGCAGATGGATCGGGAGTTAGCTGGCACCCACATTGGCAAAAGTTTTACCAAAGTCACCAGTGAG GTTGACATGGACAACCCTGATCTAGCCAAAACAGCACAGGGTGAGCCAGGGACAGAGTcagaagaggatttgaatatGTTGCCTGTGGATGTGGATTTGAATCTAGTAGAGAACTTATTGGAGTCTTACAGCTCACAAGCTGGCCTACCCGGACCTGCATCTAATATCTTGCAGAGCATGGGGCTACGGCTACCAGATAACAAAGACAATGCCATGTAA